One genomic window of Drosophila subpulchrella strain 33 F10 #4 breed RU33 unplaced genomic scaffold, RU_Dsub_v1.1 Primary Assembly Seq15, whole genome shotgun sequence includes the following:
- the LOC119558934 gene encoding putative lysozyme-like protein: MSEDPYMKEGRPSSSRAAKIAKTKAGAPGGERGRSRGRNYAPPKEASKIKGELEVKTIKTAVKMRIGSPTSLPCVRSKFLKLLPVWVYFIMSHLQQSSCSNGRSNSVQKIIESFAPVKKTTQLRTSSNSSSSSNGSGQNSFMSRSTQEDGGPPGTSPGARMVGDRPTRAPRRALERTRDEDSASEPAVSSDSDVEVVGDHVGEERELRLRKAAAGGRIPRGTTDVGGAELPRSHSEDVCRATEETRKRFRDREPSDEEQQRGGGRGATAVGGTGGGLVGSATHSPLRGGVAHRRRSRRRRRGTVGHAAVEAGPATHAAIHRATATGGAHAKRRGDRAADATTTGGGSPPGTGGGAVGGADGGAGRAREPQHTGVRGRGRAVAAADAGMDVARGARDRTDEGGAQDMGGGGTQGQPSGPPDKKPTGCVGPADTKHGPANTGDDGNDGGGRVAGEGTVGVARATGHPKTSVAAASFDARIDAPAAAVHAGSVGPGRRRLARGCQERVAGEDRGGTRDRDGTAEGRQALRPGQQRRKEVRKQKKKHNGFPSSKRRRYGAKILIGGGWKKNGACMGHSSNM; encoded by the exons ATGTCTGAGGATCCATACATGAAGG AGGGCCGTCCCTCATCGTCGCGCGCCGCGAAAATTGCTAAAACGAAGGCTGGTGCACCTGGTGGAGAAAGAGGGCGCTCCAGAGGGCGTAATTATGCGCCACCGAAGGAAGCGTCGAAAATTAAAGGTGAACTGGAGGTGAAGACCATCAAAACTGCTGTTAAAATGCGAATAGGATCGCCAACTTCACTGCCTTGTGTAAGAAGCAAGTTCCTGAAATTGCTTCCAGTCTGGGTCTATTTCATCATGTCCCACCTGCAGCAGTCGTCCTGCAGCAACGGCCGCTCAAATAGTGTCCAAAAGATCATAGAGTCCTTTGCACCTGTGAAGAAAACCACCCAGCTACGCACCTCCTCCAATAGCTCTTCCTCGTCAAACGGATCCGGTCAGAATAGTTTCATG AGCCGAAGCACGCAGGAGGATGGCGGCCCTCCAGGAACCTCgcccggggcaaggatggtcgGAGACCGGCCTACCCGAGCTCCGCGGCGGGCCCTGGAGCGCACCCGAGACGAGGACTCCGCATCAGAACCCGCGGTGAGCTCCGACAGCGACGTAGAGGTGGTCGGCGATCACGTCGGCGAGGAGAGAGAGTTGCGACTCCGGAAGGCGGCCGCGGGCGGTCGGATACCGCGCGGGACGACGGACGTCGGTGGAGCAGAACTCCCGAGGAGCCACTCGGAGGATGTCTGTCGGGCCACCGAGGAGACTCGGAAACGGTTCCGGGACCGGGAGCCGTCGGACGAGGAGCAGCAGCG AGGCGGAGGAAGAGGAGCGACGGCTGTGGGAGGCACCGGTGGAGGACTCGTGGGAAGTGCCACCCACTCCCCGCTACGAGGGGGAGTGGCTCACAGACGACGCTCGAGACGGCGACGGAGGGGCACCGTTGGCCACGCCGCCGTGGAGGCCGGTCCGGCCACCCACGCCGCGATACATCGAGCCACAGCGACCGGAGGAGCACACGCCAAGCGAAGAGGCGACCGCGCAGCCGATGCCACAACCACAGGAGGAGGAAGTCCACCAGGCACGGGCGGAGGAGCCGTCGGTGGTGCGGACGGAGGCGCCGGCCGCGCACGTGAGCCACAGCACACGGGCGTTCGTGGCCGAGGGCGTGCGGTGGCGGCAGCAGACGCTGGTATGGACGTGGCCCGAGGGGCCCGCGACAGGACCGACGAAGGAGGAGCCCAGGATATGGGAGGAGGGGGTACCCAAGGTCAACCCTCGGGACCCCCGGACAAGAAGCCGACAGGATGCGTGGGTCCCGCCGACACCAAGCACGGGCCCGCCAACACCGGCGACGACGGCAACGACGGGGGAGGCAGAGTCGCTGGAGAAGGGACCGTGGGTGTGGCCCGAGCCACCGGCCACCCAAAGACCTCCGTTGCAGCGGCAAGTTTCGACGCCCGGATCGACGCGCCCGCGGCCGCAGTTCATGCGGGAAGTGTCGGCCCCGGAAGAAGGCGGTTGGCACGAGGTTGTCAGGAGCGAGTGGCCGGAGAGGATAGAGGAGGCACCCGCGATCGCGACGGCACGGCGGAAGGGCGGCAGGCGTTGCGTCCTGGTCAACAACGGCGGAAGGAGGTaaggaaacaaaaaaaaaaacacaatggTTTCCCAAGTAGCAAGAGAAGGCGGTACGGGGCCAAGATTTTGATTGGGGGTGGCTGGAAGAAGAACGGGGCATGCATGGGCCACTCCAGCAACATGTAA